In the Ruminococcus albus 7 = DSM 20455 genome, one interval contains:
- a CDS encoding glycoside hydrolase family 99-like domain-containing protein: protein MPKILALYLPQFHEIPENNEWWGEGFTEWNVVKSAKPLNRYIKQPRIPVEGYYDLSRIESIRHQVDLANKYGINGFVMYSYYSNGKKLLETPAKLLLMNKDIRIEYCFSWANHDWMRTWFSYNKQMLRKQEYAASFEDVKQHFYEYLPYFMDDRYIKVDNKPVLFIYDYEAIPDFNIYREGWDRLAKENGFNGIFLVQTLGGHHLIWNKKYFDACFDYEPTYTTFLEMKFQHTINRIRRGIKKLVKGKFVTNYFNYDSVCDLIEKRIDNDPNHYLGLFAEWDNSPRHSHNCTIFKNFSIPRFKQLVYSQIKKSVSVGKGFLIIDAWNEWGEGAYLEPDNISGFEKLNTIRDVLSGFMQDN from the coding sequence ATGCCAAAAATATTAGCACTTTATCTCCCACAATTTCATGAGATCCCAGAAAATAATGAGTGGTGGGGAGAAGGTTTTACGGAATGGAATGTTGTTAAATCAGCAAAACCGTTAAATCGTTACATCAAACAACCAAGGATTCCAGTTGAAGGTTATTATGATCTATCTCGAATTGAAAGTATAAGACATCAAGTTGATCTTGCAAATAAATATGGAATAAATGGGTTTGTAATGTACTCATATTATTCGAATGGAAAAAAACTGCTTGAGACACCTGCAAAACTTCTGCTAATGAATAAAGATATTAGAATAGAATACTGCTTTTCATGGGCTAATCATGATTGGATGAGAACTTGGTTTTCATACAACAAACAAATGCTAAGAAAGCAGGAATACGCAGCAAGTTTTGAAGATGTAAAACAGCATTTTTATGAATATCTCCCTTATTTTATGGATGATAGATATATCAAAGTAGATAACAAGCCTGTTTTGTTTATTTATGATTATGAAGCGATTCCTGATTTTAATATATATAGAGAAGGATGGGATCGATTAGCAAAAGAAAATGGTTTTAATGGTATATTTTTAGTTCAAACATTAGGTGGGCATCATTTAATATGGAACAAGAAATATTTTGATGCGTGTTTTGATTATGAACCCACTTACACAACGTTTTTAGAAATGAAATTTCAGCATACTATTAATAGGATTAGAAGAGGAATAAAAAAGCTGGTGAAAGGCAAATTTGTCACAAATTATTTTAATTATGACTCAGTATGTGATTTGATAGAAAAGCGAATAGATAATGATCCTAATCACTATTTGGGACTGTTTGCTGAATGGGATAATTCACCTCGTCACTCTCACAATTGTACTATATTTAAAAACTTTAGTATTCCTCGATTTAAACAGCTTGTATATTCACAAATTAAGAAGTCTGTTTCGGTTGGGAAAGGCTTCCTTATTATAGATGCTTGGAACGAATGGGGTGAAGGAGCCTATCTAGAACCCGATAATATATCAGGGTTTGAAAAACTTAATACAATTAGAGATGTTTTAAGTGGATTTATGCAAGATAATTAG
- a CDS encoding glycosyltransferase family 2 protein, whose amino-acid sequence MKELFSVIITTCNRDVEILREAVESVIKQTYSNIEIIIVNDAPSNQYNIQIEKMVRSYQGAIQYYINERQMGANYSRNLGALKSSGMYLSFLDDDDYWENTRVSKIVEMFHKGYDIVYSDFIIFGKNKHRYSKRENPEYENALELMLSNNYLGGFSNVSFTKQCFIDSKMLDEEMPSYQDQDLFIRMIQIGRIGYIEEALSYYRINENSISLNSKKKLDGLLMLVSKYSLLYEKYPNALRIRLENELVYACKQGWKVNKSRIIDMLKHQESYFRIIYLVLLGTAKNIAVNILKLQ is encoded by the coding sequence ATGAAAGAATTGTTTTCTGTGATAATTACAACTTGTAATCGAGATGTTGAAATACTTCGAGAGGCGGTTGAAAGCGTAATTAAACAAACGTATAGTAACATAGAGATCATCATAGTTAACGATGCTCCCTCAAATCAATATAATATTCAAATTGAAAAAATGGTTCGTTCATATCAAGGAGCAATCCAGTATTATATTAATGAGCGTCAGATGGGCGCAAATTATTCTAGAAATCTTGGTGCTTTGAAATCAAGCGGGATGTATTTATCATTTCTGGATGATGATGATTATTGGGAGAATACAAGAGTCTCTAAAATAGTTGAAATGTTTCATAAAGGATATGATATTGTATATTCAGACTTTATTATCTTCGGTAAAAATAAACACCGATATAGTAAACGTGAGAATCCAGAATATGAAAATGCATTAGAACTAATGCTATCCAATAATTATTTAGGTGGGTTTTCAAATGTATCTTTTACAAAACAGTGCTTTATAGATTCAAAAATGCTAGACGAAGAGATGCCCTCTTATCAAGATCAGGATTTATTCATTAGAATGATTCAAATCGGGAGAATTGGATATATAGAAGAAGCTCTTTCTTATTATAGAATTAATGAGAACTCAATATCATTGAATTCGAAAAAAAAATTAGACGGATTACTTATGCTCGTGTCGAAATACTCACTTTTATATGAAAAATATCCAAATGCGTTAAGAATCAGATTAGAGAATGAACTAGTATATGCCTGTAAACAAGGATGGAAAGTGAATAAAAGTAGAATTATCGATATGCTTAAACACCAAGAGAGTTATTTTAGAATTATTTATTTGGTATTACTTGGAACAGCTAAAAATATAGCTGTTAATATATTAAAATTGCAGTGA
- a CDS encoding acyltransferase, protein MNIKEWWRISMIYFLFKMIKKMNNLRLKIKLYYYKKLFHMECKSCGKNPRIIFPISLKGLNNCKIGDNFKLDYNGIFETWSEHNGKKYTPSIIIGNNVSIGKRCHIGCINSIIIDDDVLIGSDVMIIDHNHGLSDFSDLNISPNQRLLSSNGEIHICKNVWIGEKVSILSGVIIGENSIIGANSVVTHSFPENCIICGNPAKIIRKVQVDK, encoded by the coding sequence ATGAATATTAAAGAATGGTGGAGAATCAGTATGATTTACTTCCTTTTTAAAATGATAAAAAAAATGAATAATCTGCGCTTGAAAATCAAGCTTTACTACTACAAGAAACTTTTTCATATGGAATGTAAATCGTGTGGAAAGAATCCGAGAATTATCTTCCCTATTAGTTTAAAAGGCTTGAACAACTGCAAAATTGGGGATAATTTTAAACTTGATTATAATGGGATATTTGAAACTTGGAGTGAACATAATGGAAAAAAATACACCCCATCTATTATTATAGGAAATAATGTTTCGATAGGAAAACGCTGCCATATTGGCTGTATTAATTCGATTATCATTGATGATGATGTATTAATTGGAAGTGATGTTATGATTATAGATCATAATCATGGATTATCTGATTTCTCTGATTTGAATATATCTCCGAATCAAAGGTTATTATCATCAAATGGTGAAATACATATATGTAAAAATGTATGGATAGGAGAGAAAGTGAGTATTCTTTCAGGCGTAATAATAGGTGAAAACTCAATAATAGGAGCAAATAGTGTAGTCACTCATAGTTTTCCTGAAAACTGCATTATATGTGGAAATCCCGCAAAAATCATTCGAAAAGTACAGGTGGATAAATGA